A portion of the Phyllobacterium zundukense genome contains these proteins:
- a CDS encoding endonuclease/exonuclease/phosphatase family protein has translation MLKGTKVGFGKFLLHRHCEEIAIKILTYNVHSCVGSDGQPSPGRIAEVIAACDPDVVALQELDVGRKRTGSVDQAHAIATQLSMRLFFHPAIQVAEEQYGDAILTSLDMRLIKAGPLPSFGERRGALWVEANYRGNIVNIINTHLGLSRRDRSAQVAALLGPGWLGHADCRSPKILLGDFNAGRSSLAYRQISNQFADVWAGGTGRPRKTFPSRLPLVRIDHIFVERSMQVTDVGVVSGRTARMASDHLPLYATIAMSKT, from the coding sequence ATGTTGAAGGGAACGAAGGTAGGCTTCGGAAAGTTCCTCTTGCATCGACACTGCGAGGAGATTGCTATCAAGATCCTGACCTACAATGTGCACAGCTGTGTCGGCAGCGACGGTCAACCATCTCCGGGGCGTATCGCCGAGGTCATTGCCGCGTGCGATCCGGACGTTGTCGCGCTACAGGAGCTCGATGTGGGCCGCAAGCGTACAGGCTCGGTGGATCAGGCGCATGCCATTGCAACCCAATTGAGTATGAGACTGTTCTTCCATCCGGCAATCCAAGTCGCTGAGGAGCAATATGGCGATGCTATTTTGACCTCGCTCGACATGCGGCTGATCAAGGCTGGTCCCCTGCCCTCTTTCGGAGAACGTCGTGGAGCATTGTGGGTCGAAGCGAACTACCGGGGAAACATTGTCAACATTATAAATACCCATTTGGGTCTGTCGAGGCGCGACCGCTCAGCCCAGGTTGCGGCTCTGCTTGGACCGGGCTGGCTCGGACACGCCGATTGCCGATCGCCGAAGATCTTGCTGGGCGATTTCAATGCCGGCAGGTCATCGTTGGCATACAGACAGATTTCCAACCAATTCGCAGACGTGTGGGCCGGCGGAACCGGCCGCCCGCGAAAAACGTTTCCTTCGCGGCTTCCTCTTGTCCGGATCGATCACATCTTTGTTGAAAGATCGATGCAGGTAACCGACGTCGGCGTTGTCAGCGGACGCACCGCACGCATGGCTTCGGATCATCTGCCTCTCTACGCCACCATCGCCATGAGCAAAACGTAG
- a CDS encoding UPF0104 family protein, which translates to MLGRKAGLNFLVATAAAFFCWLLYRNISRYSPAEVVASIGAIPLDHLVLSIVFAAASYGCLTGFDAFGLIYAGKPLAYRKAALTSFVSLSIGHNIGLSALSSGAIRYRFYSRWGLTAEDVTKVVLFSGLTVAVGLLSLCGWAMLLSSSSAAVIGLEQRAAFLVGMVFLAALALYLILCWRIRRLLTVRKWKFNLPPLRLAVAQLALGTINFACIAASLQQLLLAYQDVHYWEVSAAYAIANATAIATHVPGGLGVLEATTQFLLPQAATIGAVIAFRCVYFLLPLPLGLLLLAISERVLGRDTAKAKSASAQPHP; encoded by the coding sequence ATGCTCGGCAGAAAAGCAGGACTGAATTTCCTGGTCGCTACAGCGGCCGCTTTTTTCTGCTGGCTGCTCTACCGAAATATCAGCCGCTACAGTCCGGCAGAGGTCGTGGCATCGATTGGCGCGATCCCCCTTGACCATCTTGTTCTATCCATTGTCTTTGCTGCAGCCAGCTATGGTTGCCTGACGGGTTTCGATGCCTTTGGGCTCATCTATGCGGGCAAACCTCTGGCGTACCGCAAAGCCGCGCTGACGTCCTTTGTCAGCCTTTCAATCGGCCACAATATCGGCTTGTCGGCTTTGAGCAGTGGCGCCATTCGCTATCGCTTCTACTCGCGATGGGGACTAACAGCCGAGGATGTGACCAAGGTTGTGCTTTTCTCGGGGTTGACCGTCGCCGTCGGCCTGTTATCGCTGTGCGGATGGGCGATGCTTTTGAGTTCGAGCTCCGCTGCAGTCATCGGTCTTGAGCAACGGGCTGCGTTTTTGGTCGGCATGGTATTTCTTGCAGCCCTTGCGCTCTATCTGATCCTCTGTTGGCGGATCCGGCGGCTTCTGACCGTCCGCAAGTGGAAATTCAATTTGCCACCGCTGCGATTGGCGGTTGCGCAACTGGCCCTTGGCACGATCAACTTCGCTTGCATCGCGGCGAGCCTTCAGCAGTTGTTATTGGCCTATCAGGATGTCCATTATTGGGAGGTCTCCGCAGCGTACGCGATAGCGAATGCAACGGCCATCGCGACACACGTTCCGGGTGGTCTCGGAGTCCTGGAAGCCACCACGCAGTTTCTGTTGCCGCAGGCTGCCACCATCGGTGCCGTCATAGCCTTCAGATGCGTCTATTTCTTGCTGCCACTACCCCTCGGGCTGCTGCTGCTTGCCATATCGGAACGGGTGCTGGGGAGGGATACGGCCAAGGCCAAATCAGCGTCGGCTCAGCCACACCCTTAA
- a CDS encoding phospholipase D-like domain-containing protein — MAFIQTEESSSKPTRVARHQSLIKVGVNAWRLVSARRIAMLVDAADYYRHLEEAFATAQRSILIAGWDFNGEIALRPDRPGAERLGHYLRRLIDERMDLHIHILVWSNGPIYSARQMRVFPKEPWADHPRINLCYDRHHPWRGCHHQKIVCIDDKIAFSGGIDLTVHRWDTSDHFEIDSRRKDLNGTLYPAVHDVQLAVDGQAARSLADLLRARWLTCKGTRIAPVRVDGNRWPAGLKPDLRNVDVAIARTAPAAFGRKGSREIELLNETALKAARRSVYIETQYLTCRRIGRLIERRLREPDGPEIIIVVPQECHGGLERLFMGGNRDRLVRRLRRADIYGRLRVVYPVVVDSEGAHEAPVFVHSKVMIIDDRFARIGSSNLNNRSCGMDTECDLAIEAATPSERAAVARLRDRLLAEHLGMTPVEVQSRIHKQRSIVEVIDNYSRGNRRLKPIVLEADAGPEKPIPLTALFDPKKPVQPSRYFGKCLQILRVWLSRR, encoded by the coding sequence ATGGCATTCATACAGACCGAAGAGTCTTCGTCAAAGCCGACACGCGTCGCGCGACACCAATCGCTCATAAAGGTTGGTGTGAATGCGTGGCGTCTTGTCTCGGCTCGCCGGATCGCGATGCTGGTGGATGCCGCTGACTACTACCGACATCTCGAAGAAGCCTTCGCCACCGCCCAACGCTCCATCCTTATCGCCGGCTGGGACTTTAACGGAGAGATCGCTCTGCGTCCCGACCGGCCCGGTGCTGAGCGGCTCGGCCACTATCTGCGGCGATTGATCGACGAGCGGATGGATCTTCATATTCATATCCTGGTCTGGTCCAACGGCCCGATCTATTCGGCACGGCAGATGCGCGTATTTCCCAAAGAGCCCTGGGCCGACCATCCGCGTATCAATCTTTGCTATGATCGTCACCATCCATGGCGCGGTTGTCATCACCAAAAAATAGTATGTATCGATGACAAAATCGCTTTCTCCGGGGGTATTGACCTGACCGTCCACCGCTGGGACACCTCGGATCATTTCGAAATTGACAGCCGGCGCAAAGACTTGAATGGCACGCTTTACCCCGCGGTGCACGATGTGCAGCTTGCCGTGGACGGGCAGGCCGCAAGATCTTTGGCCGATCTCCTGCGCGCGCGTTGGCTGACCTGCAAAGGCACGAGGATCGCCCCGGTACGTGTCGACGGCAACCGTTGGCCGGCCGGTCTGAAGCCCGACCTTCGCAATGTTGACGTTGCCATAGCCCGCACCGCACCCGCTGCCTTCGGGAGAAAAGGCAGTCGCGAAATCGAGCTGCTCAATGAAACGGCGCTGAAGGCCGCCCGCCGATCGGTCTATATAGAGACCCAGTATCTCACATGTCGGCGAATTGGTCGTTTGATTGAACGCAGGCTGCGTGAGCCTGATGGACCGGAAATCATCATCGTGGTTCCCCAAGAATGCCACGGTGGCCTGGAGCGACTGTTCATGGGCGGCAATCGCGACCGCCTTGTTCGCCGGCTCAGACGAGCCGACATATATGGCCGACTACGTGTCGTTTACCCGGTTGTCGTTGATAGTGAAGGCGCTCACGAAGCCCCTGTCTTCGTCCATTCCAAAGTTATGATCATCGACGACCGGTTTGCGCGGATCGGCTCATCCAATCTTAATAATCGCTCTTGCGGCATGGATACCGAGTGCGATCTCGCCATCGAGGCGGCGACCCCATCGGAGCGTGCAGCTGTCGCTCGCTTGCGTGATCGTCTCCTGGCTGAGCACCTCGGTATGACACCCGTTGAAGTGCAATCGCGCATCCACAAGCAGCGGTCCATTGTCGAGGTAATCGACAATTATAGCCGCGGCAACCGCCGCTTGAAGCCTATAGTGCTCGAAGCAGACGCCGGGCCGGAGAAGCCCATTCCCCTGACTGCCTTGTTCGATCCAAAAAAGCCCGTGCAACCCTCACGATATTTTGGCAAATGCTTGCAAATCTTAAGGGTGTGGCTGAGCCGACGCTGA
- a CDS encoding ABC transporter ATP-binding protein/permease produces the protein MSEAKRKAESIDGAKQRSAKKSRQAKGATVEAASKAAEQGAPPDFIDPVAELTPEETERARKKYLLRRFWISARGYWSRRGDRLAWPLSIGLLILICINVGFQYGINVWNRAIFDALEQRDASTVYFLSAVFVPLVLGSGSLVVAQVFLRMTIQRRWRSWLTTAVIARWLANGRYYQLNLVGGDHENPEARITEDLRIATESPVDFIAGVISAFLAASTFIVVLWTIGGALTLTIAGSTITVPGFLVITAVLYAGITSTSMAVIGRHFVRLSEEKNQAEAELRYVLTRVRENGESIALLGGEEEERSGIDKTFGNVLRRWALLTGQHMRTALVSQGSSLFAPVVPVLLCAPKFLEGGMTLGQVMQAASAFAIVQGAFGWLVDNYPRLADWNACARRIASLMMSLDGLERAERSDAFGRIKRGETEGDAVLSLNNLSVSLDDGTAVVKETEVVIEPGERVLVAGESGSGKSTLVRAVAGLWPWGDGTVNFHAGRRMFMLPQRPYIPSGTLRRAVAYPAAADNWTLEKINAALDKVGLDYLNSKIEEEAPWDQTLSGGEKQRLAFARLLLHTPDIIVLDEATSALDEKSQDKMMEMLIHEMPNVTIISVAHRAELEAFHSRKIILERREGGAKLVSDIDLGQRKRRRNLLARLLKQQRKVPGRHNSSIRS, from the coding sequence ATGTCCGAGGCCAAACGCAAGGCGGAATCGATCGACGGCGCCAAACAACGCAGTGCCAAAAAATCGCGTCAAGCGAAAGGAGCGACTGTCGAAGCCGCCTCGAAAGCCGCTGAGCAGGGCGCGCCGCCGGATTTCATCGATCCGGTTGCAGAACTGACGCCTGAGGAGACCGAGCGCGCGCGCAAGAAATACTTGCTGAGACGTTTTTGGATCAGCGCGCGCGGTTACTGGAGCCGCCGTGGCGATAGGCTGGCTTGGCCGTTGTCGATCGGGCTTTTGATCCTGATATGTATCAATGTCGGCTTCCAGTATGGGATCAATGTCTGGAATCGCGCAATTTTCGATGCCCTTGAGCAACGCGATGCCAGCACCGTCTATTTCCTCAGTGCCGTTTTCGTGCCGCTCGTTCTTGGAAGCGGCAGCCTTGTCGTTGCACAAGTCTTCCTTCGGATGACGATTCAGCGCCGCTGGCGCTCCTGGCTGACGACCGCCGTCATTGCGCGATGGCTGGCAAACGGCCGTTACTATCAGTTGAACCTTGTCGGCGGCGACCACGAGAATCCCGAAGCCCGCATCACGGAGGATTTGCGAATTGCCACCGAATCGCCCGTCGATTTCATCGCAGGTGTCATCTCCGCATTTCTGGCGGCCTCGACCTTCATCGTCGTGCTCTGGACTATCGGCGGGGCCCTGACCCTGACGATCGCAGGTTCGACTATTACTGTACCCGGTTTCCTCGTTATCACTGCGGTGCTGTATGCCGGGATCACGTCGACCTCGATGGCGGTCATTGGCCGCCATTTCGTCCGCCTCTCCGAGGAAAAGAATCAAGCGGAAGCCGAACTCCGCTACGTGCTGACGCGCGTGCGGGAAAATGGCGAGAGTATTGCATTGCTCGGCGGCGAGGAGGAGGAACGCAGCGGCATCGACAAAACGTTCGGCAATGTGCTCAGACGATGGGCGCTTCTTACCGGCCAGCACATGCGGACAGCCTTGGTATCGCAGGGGTCGAGCTTGTTTGCGCCGGTCGTGCCGGTTTTGCTTTGCGCTCCGAAATTTCTCGAAGGTGGCATGACACTTGGGCAGGTAATGCAGGCTGCCTCTGCCTTTGCTATCGTGCAGGGCGCGTTCGGATGGCTGGTCGACAACTACCCCCGTCTTGCCGATTGGAACGCCTGTGCTCGGCGCATCGCCTCGCTGATGATGTCGCTTGATGGCCTCGAGCGCGCGGAACGGAGCGACGCCTTCGGACGTATCAAGCGCGGCGAGACTGAAGGCGATGCGGTGCTTAGCTTGAACAATCTTTCCGTGTCGCTTGACGATGGCACTGCCGTGGTCAAGGAAACCGAGGTCGTGATCGAACCAGGCGAGCGGGTTTTAGTGGCCGGCGAATCCGGCTCAGGCAAGAGCACGTTGGTGCGGGCCGTCGCAGGTCTATGGCCGTGGGGGGACGGCACTGTCAATTTCCACGCCGGCAGGCGAATGTTCATGTTGCCGCAACGGCCCTATATCCCCTCCGGGACGCTGCGCCGTGCGGTCGCCTATCCCGCCGCCGCCGATAACTGGACGTTGGAGAAAATCAACGCGGCACTCGACAAGGTGGGACTCGATTACCTGAACAGCAAGATCGAGGAGGAAGCACCATGGGACCAGACCCTGTCCGGGGGCGAAAAGCAGCGGCTGGCGTTCGCCCGCCTGCTGCTACACACGCCCGACATCATCGTGCTGGATGAAGCAACCTCAGCACTGGATGAGAAGAGTCAGGACAAGATGATGGAGATGCTCATCCACGAAATGCCCAATGTCACCATCATAAGCGTGGCGCATCGAGCCGAGCTCGAAGCTTTCCATAGCCGTAAGATCATATTGGAGCGGCGTGAGGGTGGCGCAAAACTTGTCAGCGATATCGATCTCGGCCAGCGCAAGCGCAGGCGAAACTTGCTTGCGCGCCTTTTAAAGCAGCAAAGAAAGGTTCCCGGGCGACACAATTCATCCATTCGGAGTTGA
- the repC gene encoding plasmid replication protein RepC, translating to MNREMTTTPFGRRPMSHAMLEAQAAARDCPAMQVADKWKLFRTITEARPALGVSDRSLAVLHALLSFHKPAELDSEGNLVVFPSNRELSMRAHGMAPVTLRRHLAALVEAGLIIRRDSPNGKRYVRRDQEGGVKTAFGFDLSPLVARAGEIEQFAAAIRAEDLAKRLLRERISLHRRDIAKMIIFAEEQELDGPWSAISERFIPLARPLLRGFDRLGLDVLAAALDDLRLDVEKLLEIHANYRKSNASDVQNERHIQNQNPDSSSELEPGFRKDQGANAEASWNDASEPESTKEIDAGVTDQPIHSRYKLPPKAFPLGLILKACPDIVDYALRGIESWPDLVQTANLVRVTLGISPDAWNQAVETFGANEAAIVVAAILQKGEAITSPGGYLRSLTDKARAGSFSSGPLLMGLLKANQKQDEARAG from the coding sequence ATGAACAGGGAAATGACAACGACGCCCTTCGGGCGGCGGCCGATGTCGCATGCCATGCTGGAAGCACAGGCTGCGGCGCGCGATTGTCCGGCCATGCAAGTCGCCGACAAGTGGAAATTGTTCCGTACGATCACCGAGGCGCGTCCGGCCCTCGGTGTATCTGATCGGTCGCTGGCCGTGCTGCATGCGCTGCTGAGCTTCCATAAGCCGGCGGAACTCGACAGCGAAGGCAATCTCGTCGTTTTCCCCTCCAACCGCGAACTTTCGATGCGCGCCCACGGCATGGCGCCAGTAACATTGCGCCGGCATCTGGCGGCGTTGGTCGAGGCTGGTCTCATCATCCGTCGCGACAGCCCCAACGGTAAGCGTTATGTGCGCCGCGACCAGGAAGGCGGCGTCAAAACGGCTTTCGGCTTCGATCTGTCGCCGCTGGTGGCGCGGGCAGGGGAGATCGAACAATTCGCTGCCGCCATCCGCGCCGAAGATCTGGCAAAACGCCTGCTTCGGGAACGTATCAGCCTGCATCGCCGCGACATCGCCAAGATGATTATCTTTGCCGAAGAGCAGGAACTGGATGGGCCCTGGAGCGCCATCAGCGAGCGTTTTATCCCGCTGGCACGACCACTGTTACGTGGCTTTGACCGCCTGGGGCTCGATGTATTGGCCGCTGCGCTTGATGATTTGCGCCTGGATGTCGAGAAGTTATTGGAAATTCACGCTAATTATAGAAAATCAAACGCCAGTGACGTTCAAAATGAACGGCACATACAGAATCAAAATCCCGACTCTTCATCTGAACTTGAACCCGGCTTTAGAAAAGACCAGGGGGCAAATGCCGAGGCAAGCTGGAACGATGCCAGCGAGCCGGAAAGCACCAAAGAGATCGATGCCGGCGTGACCGACCAGCCGATACATTCCCGCTACAAGCTGCCGCCAAAAGCCTTTCCGCTCGGCTTGATCCTGAAGGCTTGCCCGGACATTGTCGATTACGCCTTGCGAGGCATCGAGAGCTGGCCTGATCTGGTGCAGACGGCCAATCTGGTTCGGGTGACGCTCGGGATAAGCCCTGACGCATGGAACCAGGCCGTCGAAACCTTTGGTGCCAATGAAGCGGCCATTGTCGTCGCCGCCATCTTGCAAAAGGGCGAAGCCATTACCAGCCCAGGCGGTTACCTCCGCTCGCTTACCGACAAAGCTCGCGCCGGTTCGTTCTCCTCGGGTCCCTTGCTGATGGGATTGTTGAAGGCAAACCAGAAGCAGGATGAGGCGAGGGCAGGGTGA
- the repA gene encoding plasmid partitioning protein RepA: protein MLSPAEKDQSHRTGKKVRSLTRLIEADADLLSAQLQELRSRAFPPTAVKELRKFTSGEAAKLIGITDAYIRHLSLAGEGPEAEKTSGGRRLYSLEQVHEIRRYLAKSKKSYLPVRQGNEHMQVIAVTNFKGGSGKTTTAAHVAQYFAMRGYRTLAIDLDPQASLSALFGIQPEFDLEDNDTIYGAIRYDDQQRPLADIIRKTYFHGLDIIPGNLELQEFEHDTPRILAEKRRGAERLFFSRIAAALATVDDRYDVVVLDCPPSLGFLTLSALCAARSVLVTIHPQMLDVASMSQFLHMTAGLLDVVEQAGGDADYDFFRYVITRYEPSDGPQGQIVGLMKSLFGERVLTNALLKSTAISDAGLTKQTLYEVGREYFTRVTYDRAIEALNAVNLEIEDLVREAWGRSP, encoded by the coding sequence ATGTTGTCTCCAGCTGAAAAAGACCAGAGTCACCGGACCGGTAAGAAGGTGCGCTCGCTGACGCGTCTGATTGAGGCGGATGCTGACCTGCTCAGCGCCCAATTGCAAGAGTTGCGCTCGCGCGCTTTTCCGCCGACAGCCGTGAAGGAATTGCGCAAATTCACCTCCGGCGAGGCGGCCAAGCTCATCGGCATCACCGACGCTTATATCAGGCATTTGTCATTGGCGGGCGAGGGTCCCGAAGCGGAAAAGACATCCGGCGGGCGCAGGCTCTATTCGCTTGAGCAGGTGCATGAAATTCGCCGCTATCTGGCCAAGTCGAAGAAAAGCTATCTGCCGGTTCGTCAAGGCAATGAACATATGCAGGTCATTGCCGTCACCAATTTCAAAGGCGGTTCCGGCAAGACGACGACCGCGGCCCATGTCGCGCAGTACTTTGCCATGCGCGGTTATCGGACGCTGGCGATCGATCTCGATCCGCAGGCATCACTGTCAGCCCTGTTCGGCATCCAGCCGGAATTTGATCTGGAAGACAACGACACGATTTATGGCGCGATCCGCTATGACGATCAGCAGCGTCCCCTCGCCGACATCATTCGCAAGACGTATTTTCATGGACTCGATATCATTCCGGGCAATCTGGAGCTGCAGGAATTCGAGCATGACACGCCGCGCATCCTTGCTGAAAAGCGTCGCGGTGCCGAGCGGCTGTTCTTCTCGCGCATTGCGGCCGCGCTGGCGACAGTCGATGATCGCTATGACGTTGTTGTGCTGGACTGCCCGCCGTCGCTGGGCTTCCTGACGCTATCGGCACTGTGCGCGGCGCGCAGTGTCCTTGTCACCATCCATCCGCAAATGCTCGACGTAGCGTCCATGTCGCAGTTTTTGCACATGACAGCAGGATTGCTCGACGTCGTCGAGCAGGCGGGCGGCGATGCAGATTATGATTTCTTCCGCTACGTCATAACCCGCTATGAACCGAGCGACGGGCCGCAAGGCCAGATCGTCGGCTTGATGAAGAGCCTGTTCGGCGAGCGCGTGCTGACCAACGCCTTGCTGAAGTCGACGGCCATTTCCGATGCGGGGCTGACCAAACAGACGCTCTATGAGGTCGGCCGCGAATATTTCACCCGCGTCACCTATGACCGCGCCATCGAAGCCCTTAATGCGGTCAATCTCGAGATTGAGGATCTGGTGCGCGAAGCATGGGGCAGGTCGCCATGA
- the repB gene encoding plasmid partitioning protein RepB, which yields MNKRRDALKAMMTPINEASQNEHRLAKPAQKSGSLKAMGLSLQSLSDDAEDAQTLRAQLQSGEYVIDIEPDLIDVSFIRDRLDDLDTADFDDLKASIEEHGQQVPILVRPSPQDDNRYQVAYGHRRLAALQALGRPVKAVVRDLSDEDLIVAQGKENLERKDLSFIERALFAARLEAHGIERHALMAALSVHKGNLSTMIAVANSLPLDLIQAVGAAPKVGRPRWEQLSQLLQATSGSWKERVDMQRFMRLDSDARFALLLKSLTPKRKSGPSIYPLKSSEGVPFARIEQNDGKTKVIVDEATAPEFGHYLITHLPEIYAAYLRSEASEPRMRQL from the coding sequence ATGAACAAACGCAGAGATGCCTTGAAAGCCATGATGACGCCGATCAACGAGGCGTCGCAGAACGAACACCGCCTGGCGAAACCGGCGCAGAAGTCCGGCTCTCTGAAAGCCATGGGCCTGTCGCTGCAAAGTCTTTCGGACGATGCCGAGGATGCGCAGACTCTGCGCGCCCAGCTTCAGTCCGGCGAATACGTTATCGACATCGAGCCTGATCTGATCGATGTCTCGTTCATTCGCGATCGCCTTGATGATCTCGATACGGCGGATTTCGACGACCTGAAGGCAAGTATCGAGGAGCACGGTCAGCAGGTTCCGATCCTGGTCAGGCCCAGCCCGCAAGACGACAATCGCTATCAGGTCGCCTATGGCCATCGTCGCCTTGCCGCGTTGCAGGCTCTCGGCCGCCCGGTGAAAGCGGTCGTGCGCGATCTTTCCGATGAGGATCTGATCGTTGCCCAGGGCAAGGAAAACCTCGAGCGCAAGGACCTGTCCTTCATCGAGCGGGCTCTGTTCGCAGCCCGGCTCGAGGCGCACGGCATTGAGCGGCATGCGCTGATGGCGGCACTGTCGGTTCATAAAGGCAATTTGTCGACCATGATCGCTGTGGCCAACTCGCTGCCGCTGGATTTGATCCAGGCGGTCGGAGCTGCACCCAAGGTCGGCCGGCCACGCTGGGAGCAGCTGTCGCAGCTGCTGCAGGCAACGTCCGGATCCTGGAAGGAGCGGGTGGATATGCAGCGCTTCATGCGGCTCGACAGCGATGCGCGATTTGCGCTGCTCCTGAAAAGCCTGACACCGAAGCGGAAATCCGGTCCCTCTATCTATCCGCTAAAATCCAGCGAAGGCGTGCCCTTTGCCAGGATAGAGCAGAACGACGGCAAGACGAAAGTGATCGTTGACGAGGCAACAGCGCCGGAGTTCGGCCACTATCTGATAACGCATTTGCCGGAAATCTACGCTGCGTATCTTCGCAGTGAGGCGAGTGAACCGCGTATGAGACAACTCTAA
- a CDS encoding substrate-binding domain-containing protein: MRTFLSTTAMAVLVMAYSAAPAKAAEESPFRCEPGEKYVMNVMVSGVEYWFPVYEMFKQAGKQLGCETAYTGTPEYDVNKQIASFDQALAQNPAGILVHPMNSDPFIEPINRAIGQGTAVVTFAADSPLSKRISFITSDNIREGTYAADAIAEKLGGKGEYAVLENPGQDNHDKRVTAFIERMKAKWPDMKLVGRAASNQDPTKAYQGLMSIIQANPNLAAVFMPEANSAIGAAQANKESGGKILVMCADVNANILDMIKAGEVFGSINPNQGMQGYMGFMLLWLAKHPELIDPMNDAKRAGLNPMSIPFVDNGLSIVTAENADDFFWDKYLKRRGTKGIEE, translated from the coding sequence TTGCGCACTTTTTTAAGCACAACGGCCATGGCAGTCCTGGTCATGGCGTATTCCGCAGCCCCTGCTAAAGCTGCCGAAGAATCGCCGTTTCGCTGCGAACCGGGCGAAAAATACGTCATGAACGTCATGGTTTCTGGCGTTGAATACTGGTTCCCCGTCTATGAAATGTTCAAGCAGGCGGGCAAGCAGCTCGGTTGCGAAACGGCCTATACCGGAACACCGGAATATGACGTCAACAAGCAGATCGCCAGTTTCGACCAGGCGCTTGCGCAGAATCCCGCTGGCATTCTCGTTCACCCGATGAACTCGGATCCATTCATTGAGCCGATCAACCGGGCGATCGGCCAGGGTACGGCGGTCGTGACATTCGCGGCGGATTCGCCGCTTTCCAAGCGGATTTCCTTCATTACGTCCGACAACATACGCGAGGGCACCTATGCTGCCGATGCCATTGCCGAGAAGCTCGGAGGCAAGGGCGAATATGCCGTCCTCGAGAATCCCGGGCAGGACAATCACGACAAGCGCGTCACGGCTTTCATCGAGCGTATGAAGGCAAAGTGGCCCGACATGAAACTCGTCGGCAGAGCAGCCTCGAACCAGGATCCGACCAAGGCCTATCAGGGCCTGATGAGTATCATCCAGGCCAATCCCAATCTCGCGGCCGTCTTCATGCCGGAGGCGAATTCGGCCATCGGCGCCGCCCAGGCCAACAAGGAAAGCGGCGGCAAGATTCTCGTCATGTGTGCGGACGTCAACGCCAACATCCTTGACATGATCAAGGCAGGTGAAGTCTTCGGCTCGATCAACCCCAATCAGGGCATGCAGGGCTACATGGGCTTCATGCTGCTCTGGCTGGCCAAGCACCCGGAACTGATCGATCCCATGAACGATGCCAAGCGTGCAGGGCTCAATCCGATGAGCATCCCCTTCGTGGACAACGGGCTTTCCATTGTCACGGCCGAGAATGCCGACGATTTCTTCTGGGACAAATACCTCAAGCGCCGCGGCACCAAGGGTATCGAGGAATAG